One part of the Thermococcus radiotolerans genome encodes these proteins:
- a CDS encoding endonuclease III domain-containing protein translates to MAEAKSGSLSLEKFTFDESWEEKRKRAERIVKILMETHPREKLLIGDPYRTLIHCIISQRMRDEVTYKVWERLFERYGDIHRIANTPVEEMQEFLKKNGVGLWKTKGEWIVRASQIILEKYGGRVPDDIRELMNLPGIGRKCANIVLAYGFGRQAIPVDTHVNRISKRLGLAPPRVPPEKVEEYLAELIPYEKWIYVNHAMVDHGKRICNPIRPKCNECPLRELCPYAKGLVTDADIKGKAQGSHS, encoded by the coding sequence ATGGCGGAAGCAAAATCAGGCTCGTTAAGCCTTGAAAAGTTCACCTTCGATGAAAGCTGGGAGGAGAAGAGAAAGCGTGCGGAGAGAATCGTCAAGATTCTGATGGAGACGCACCCCAGGGAGAAGCTCCTCATCGGCGACCCCTACAGAACGCTGATACACTGCATAATCTCGCAGCGCATGAGGGATGAGGTAACCTACAAGGTCTGGGAGAGGCTGTTTGAGAGATACGGAGACATCCACAGGATAGCCAACACGCCGGTTGAGGAGATGCAGGAGTTCCTGAAAAAGAACGGGGTCGGCCTCTGGAAGACCAAGGGCGAGTGGATCGTGAGGGCGTCGCAAATAATCCTCGAAAAGTACGGCGGAAGGGTTCCAGACGACATTAGGGAGCTGATGAATCTCCCTGGAATCGGGAGGAAGTGCGCCAACATAGTCCTGGCCTACGGCTTCGGCAGGCAGGCGATACCCGTTGACACCCATGTGAACAGGATAAGCAAGCGCCTCGGCCTGGCTCCGCCCAGGGTTCCGCCCGAGAAGGTTGAGGAGTACCTCGCGGAGCTGATTCCCTACGAGAAGTGGATATACGTGAACCACGCGATGGTGGACCACGGAAAGAGAATATGCAACCCGATAAGGCCGAAGTGTAACGAGTGTCCGCTGAGGGAGCTGTGCCCCTACGCGAAGGGTCTGGTGACCGATGCGGACATAAAGGGGAAGGCTCAGGGTTCGCACTCGTAG
- a CDS encoding DUF6849 domain-containing protein — MRAVLKPLFEAELPADFSEVIKGKLIGEELRTGEEIEVELLGKSLRFKVVLAEPSPLKVNRSTRIEFSQGEVEVVDFEFDESVRDVIPFEKGFVVVLASKVLILNHNGQKIYSDEFEELNRVRVSKGTVVIIHGGSKIRLVKP, encoded by the coding sequence ATGAGGGCCGTTCTAAAGCCCCTCTTCGAGGCCGAACTGCCGGCGGATTTCAGCGAGGTCATAAAGGGCAAGCTCATCGGGGAGGAACTCAGAACTGGAGAGGAAATCGAAGTCGAGCTCCTCGGGAAGTCCCTCCGCTTCAAGGTCGTCCTAGCGGAGCCCTCGCCGCTGAAGGTGAACAGGAGTACTAGGATAGAGTTCTCGCAGGGCGAGGTTGAAGTCGTTGATTTTGAGTTCGATGAATCCGTGAGGGATGTAATCCCCTTTGAAAAGGGGTTCGTTGTTGTGCTTGCAAGTAAGGTTCTGATTCTGAACCACAATGGGCAAAAGATTTATAGCGATGAGTTCGAGGAACTTAACAGAGTTAGGGTCTCCAAAGGGACAGTGGTGATAATCCATGGCGGAAGCAAAATCAGGCTCGTTAAGCCTTGA
- a CDS encoding PadR family transcriptional regulator, with protein sequence MERPSFKGYMKILVLDLLREPKHGYGIMSELENLYGIKLSAGTVYPILSSLRRSGLIEVAGTGARDRKTYIITEKGQTYLAEHEEELREIKARMRAYKAFLELGGDELRAAFRELFESMDELTDEQRERIRELFTGCARELRLILLGGGRYERD encoded by the coding sequence TTGGAGCGTCCGAGCTTCAAGGGTTATATGAAGATACTCGTGCTGGACCTCCTCAGGGAGCCAAAGCACGGGTACGGGATAATGTCCGAACTAGAGAACCTCTACGGGATAAAGCTGAGCGCAGGGACTGTGTATCCGATACTATCCTCACTGAGAAGGAGCGGCCTCATCGAAGTCGCCGGAACGGGGGCGAGGGACAGGAAAACCTACATAATAACCGAAAAGGGCCAGACGTACCTAGCGGAGCATGAGGAGGAACTCAGGGAGATAAAGGCGAGAATGCGCGCCTACAAGGCATTCCTCGAGCTGGGAGGCGACGAGCTGAGGGCGGCATTCAGGGAGCTCTTTGAGTCGATGGATGAACTGACGGACGAGCAGAGGGAGAGGATCAGGGAGCTATTCACAGGCTGCGCGAGGGAACTCCGGTTGATTCTACTTGGAGGTGGACGGTATGAACGCGATTGA
- a CDS encoding ATP-binding cassette domain-containing protein produces MNAIEVENLVKKYGDFEAVKGISFNVRQGEIFAFLGPNGAGKTTTVHVLTTLLKPTAGRAIVAGHDVVKESIAVRKKIGIVFQDPSVDRELTAYENMLIHGKIYGLGGNELKEKIERLLKFVELWEFRNRPVKTFSGGMQRRLEIARSLLHEPEILFLDEPTIGLDPQTRAHIWDYIRAMKEEHNMTIFLTTHYMDEAEQLADRIAIMDHGKIIAEGTAEELKKLVGNDIIYLKLQSPKEELKCLKADFIKGCKMLPDGRIRLDVDNAAEALPKLFELAKETDVRILEVTYHRPTLNDVFLHLTGREIRDEGGEGNVAKMIMKARMRR; encoded by the coding sequence ATGAACGCGATTGAGGTTGAGAACCTGGTGAAGAAGTACGGGGATTTTGAAGCCGTTAAAGGAATATCGTTCAACGTGAGACAGGGCGAGATATTTGCCTTTCTGGGCCCCAACGGGGCCGGGAAGACCACAACCGTCCACGTCCTCACCACGCTGTTGAAGCCGACCGCTGGAAGGGCCATAGTTGCTGGTCATGACGTCGTGAAGGAGTCGATAGCGGTTAGGAAGAAGATAGGCATAGTCTTTCAGGACCCGAGCGTTGATAGAGAGCTTACCGCATACGAGAACATGCTCATCCACGGCAAGATATACGGCCTGGGTGGAAATGAGCTGAAGGAGAAGATAGAGCGCCTCCTCAAGTTCGTCGAGCTCTGGGAGTTCAGAAACAGACCTGTCAAGACCTTCTCCGGCGGAATGCAGCGCAGGCTTGAGATAGCCCGCTCGCTGCTCCACGAGCCTGAGATCCTCTTCCTCGACGAGCCGACCATAGGCCTCGACCCGCAGACTAGGGCCCACATCTGGGACTACATAAGGGCCATGAAGGAGGAGCACAACATGACGATTTTCCTCACCACGCACTACATGGACGAGGCGGAGCAGCTGGCCGACAGGATAGCCATAATGGACCACGGAAAGATAATCGCAGAGGGAACGGCGGAGGAGCTGAAAAAACTCGTGGGCAACGACATAATCTACCTGAAGCTCCAGAGCCCGAAGGAGGAGCTCAAGTGCCTCAAGGCTGACTTCATCAAGGGCTGCAAGATGCTCCCGGACGGTAGGATACGGCTTGACGTGGACAACGCCGCCGAAGCCCTGCCAAAGCTCTTTGAGCTGGCGAAGGAAACAGACGTTAGGATTCTCGAGGTCACCTATCATCGGCCGACGCTCAACGACGTCTTCCTGCATCTGACGGGCAGGGAAATCAGGGACGAAGGCGGCGAGGGGAACGTGGCGAAGATGATAATGAAGGCGAGGATGAGGAGGTGA
- a CDS encoding ABC transporter permease — MQVFLTMIYRELKRFSRSRARVIGSIINPLIWLIFFGKGWSGVFNNPMAAPIFGGVDYMTYLVPGIIAMTVFNMSFMQGITIIWDKQFGFLKEILVAPASRTEAILGRITGGALMAMIQGVIILALSFFLADLKVSGILPALGLSFLVGLAIAGMGVAIALKMSSMEGFQMIVMMIMLPMTFLSGAFYPVKTMPEWMQWLAKVNPLTYAVDGSRYYLAGVEPTFGIVTDWVVLIGLAALFAGIAALGFRKATID; from the coding sequence ATGCAGGTCTTTCTCACAATGATATACCGCGAGCTGAAGCGCTTTTCCCGCTCGCGGGCGAGGGTCATCGGGAGCATAATCAATCCTCTCATCTGGCTCATATTCTTCGGAAAGGGCTGGAGCGGCGTCTTCAACAATCCCATGGCGGCCCCGATATTTGGCGGCGTCGACTACATGACTTACCTGGTGCCGGGTATAATCGCCATGACGGTCTTCAACATGAGCTTCATGCAGGGTATAACCATCATCTGGGACAAGCAGTTCGGCTTTCTGAAGGAGATCCTCGTCGCCCCCGCGAGCAGAACGGAAGCGATACTCGGCAGAATCACCGGTGGCGCTTTGATGGCCATGATACAGGGCGTCATAATCCTGGCGCTCAGCTTTTTCCTAGCAGACCTCAAGGTGAGCGGAATCCTTCCGGCGCTGGGCCTCAGCTTCCTGGTGGGCCTCGCCATAGCGGGCATGGGGGTTGCAATAGCCCTCAAGATGAGCAGCATGGAAGGCTTCCAGATGATCGTCATGATGATAATGCTCCCCATGACGTTCCTCAGCGGGGCCTTCTATCCAGTAAAGACGATGCCGGAGTGGATGCAGTGGCTGGCCAAGGTGAACCCGCTGACGTACGCGGTGGACGGCTCGCGCTACTACCTCGCTGGAGTCGAGCCGACGTTTGGAATCGTTACGGACTGGGTCGTTCTCATCGGCCTGGCGGCGCTGTTTGCCGGAATCGCGGCACTGGGCTTCAGGAAGGCGACGATAGACTGA
- a CDS encoding phosphoglycerate kinase, with amino-acid sequence MFRLTDFSYHNRTVFLRADLNSPVKDGRIISDARFRAVLPTIIYLLEHGAKLVIGTHQSKPYKGDYITTEQHAEILGGLLGQEVEYVEDIFGKYAREKIQALKPGEALMLENLRFAAEEVKYKPIEDCEKTFFVRKLAPLIDYVVNDAFAAAHRSQPSLVGFARLKPMIMGFLMEREVQALTKAYETQEKPRVYVLGGAKVDDSLRVAENVLRNGRAEVILTGGLVGHVFTLAKGFHLGDSNLEFMERRSLLELVDWAEEILNEFYPYVRTPVDFAVDYKGERVEVDLLSEEKWLFDEYPILDIGSRTIEKYREVLMGAKIIVANGPMGVFEREEFAVGTVGVFRAIGESPAFSIVGGGHSIASIYQHNITGISHVSTGGGAMLSFFAGEKLPVLEAFKESYERFKGLLEG; translated from the coding sequence ATGTTCAGGCTCACGGACTTCAGCTATCACAACAGGACAGTGTTTCTGAGGGCCGATCTCAACTCTCCCGTCAAGGACGGAAGGATAATCAGCGACGCCAGGTTTAGAGCGGTTCTCCCGACGATAATATACCTCCTCGAGCACGGGGCCAAACTCGTCATAGGGACGCACCAGAGCAAGCCATACAAGGGGGACTACATCACCACGGAGCAGCACGCCGAGATACTGGGCGGGTTGCTCGGCCAGGAAGTGGAGTACGTTGAGGACATCTTTGGAAAATACGCCCGCGAGAAGATACAAGCCCTAAAGCCCGGCGAGGCCCTTATGTTAGAGAACCTCCGCTTTGCCGCGGAGGAGGTCAAATACAAGCCGATTGAGGATTGCGAGAAGACGTTTTTCGTGAGAAAACTCGCACCCCTGATCGATTACGTCGTGAACGATGCCTTCGCCGCCGCCCACAGGAGCCAGCCCTCCCTGGTGGGGTTCGCAAGGCTGAAGCCCATGATAATGGGCTTCCTCATGGAGAGGGAGGTCCAGGCCCTCACAAAAGCCTACGAGACCCAGGAGAAGCCGAGGGTCTACGTGCTCGGCGGTGCGAAGGTTGACGACTCCCTCCGCGTGGCGGAGAACGTGCTGAGGAACGGCAGGGCCGAGGTCATACTCACCGGGGGACTGGTGGGTCACGTGTTCACCCTCGCCAAGGGCTTCCATCTCGGCGACTCTAACCTCGAGTTCATGGAGAGGAGGAGCCTTCTCGAACTGGTGGACTGGGCGGAGGAGATACTCAACGAGTTCTATCCCTACGTGAGAACTCCCGTTGATTTCGCCGTTGATTACAAGGGGGAGCGTGTCGAAGTTGACCTGCTGAGCGAGGAGAAATGGCTGTTCGACGAGTATCCCATACTTGACATAGGTTCAAGAACCATTGAGAAATACCGCGAGGTGCTTATGGGAGCGAAGATAATAGTCGCAAACGGCCCGATGGGCGTCTTCGAGCGCGAGGAGTTCGCGGTGGGCACCGTCGGCGTCTTCAGGGCGATAGGAGAGAGTCCAGCCTTCAGCATAGTCGGGGGAGGCCACTCGATAGCGAGCATATACCAGCACAACATAACGGGCATAAGCCACGTCTCCACAGGCGGCGGCGCGATGCTGAGCTTCTTCGCCGGTGAAAAGCTCCCCGTTCTGGAGGCATTCAAGGAGAGCTACGAACGCTTCAAGGGCCTGCTTGAAGGGTGA
- a CDS encoding restriction endonuclease: MPWTQDIIMLAPEDVLIENVIELLKRMGFRDYEKVASKKDWGIDIVAIRDDPIAGMEKLVIAVHRKGLASSRDVNVFAGLVDKYKADKGILISTAGFTKDAKVLISREHRGRIIPWDGEKLISLFHNYSLEPPEELLKMAESAKKESEKKSPLNEFELDAPLLYEFSAQDVFKKVASFASSKYPIKPSEMSLQALSVTLSSAYIFSWSVEGGEEKDKAVVFSGEDIVLRATEDKRLSVPVTKALLNDASSIQATERYIEVPISPSEAVLILKERAARELGVAEGKVSIHERKKVYVPKLAKLDLKVGENTAKATVNLESGKVEFEISPLPDDYFVGKTEEIVLKQTGEEVLEKELKRDKGKVKISGRTKSFSFEMTFNEYTGKSLSLEALLSDEALDELLRKAYPSGKVMNLEKGKKVAVADILLDDGIAVLEVDLTTGKHSEVRKLPSPQEAFKNAKEVIEGNFPLRDLEMSSYRVLEHKYLELTLESPDGKAVVKVDGATGDVLDYLVEITPERAKELVAERYPDFEITSVEGKEAEYVLKAENERHVVTIRLSKDGKLVEEVDRVLRKELAEKIALKRAREIDEEAGIDSISLNENWEVEFAGKTKIGTLVLDRATGEVLEENVRFTEMAIEAMYHEHLRMAFGENELKTERLTHYKDKGYITIKVSGAERFYYARIDTRTGKIISEDAAPMKGITAKLKQIQLESKYK; the protein is encoded by the coding sequence ATGCCGTGGACTCAGGATATAATAATGCTGGCACCTGAGGACGTTCTCATTGAAAACGTAATCGAACTGCTCAAGAGAATGGGTTTCAGGGACTACGAAAAGGTCGCGAGCAAGAAGGACTGGGGAATAGACATCGTGGCCATAAGGGACGACCCAATAGCCGGTATGGAGAAGCTCGTCATAGCCGTTCACCGGAAGGGACTCGCTTCATCGCGCGACGTCAATGTCTTCGCCGGGCTCGTGGACAAGTATAAGGCGGACAAGGGGATACTCATCTCGACCGCTGGCTTCACCAAGGACGCCAAGGTTCTCATCTCACGGGAGCACCGGGGAAGGATAATCCCCTGGGATGGTGAGAAGCTCATCTCGCTCTTCCACAACTATTCGCTTGAGCCGCCGGAGGAGCTCCTCAAGATGGCCGAGAGCGCCAAGAAGGAATCCGAGAAAAAGAGCCCCCTGAACGAGTTCGAGCTCGATGCTCCCCTCCTCTACGAGTTCTCCGCCCAGGATGTGTTCAAGAAGGTCGCCTCCTTCGCCTCATCCAAGTACCCGATCAAGCCCTCCGAGATGAGCCTCCAGGCCCTCTCCGTGACGCTCTCCAGCGCCTACATATTCTCCTGGTCCGTTGAGGGAGGAGAGGAGAAGGACAAGGCGGTGGTGTTCTCGGGGGAGGACATAGTCCTTCGCGCAACCGAGGACAAGAGGCTCAGCGTCCCGGTGACCAAGGCCCTCCTCAACGATGCCTCCTCCATTCAGGCGACCGAGAGGTACATCGAGGTTCCGATAAGCCCGAGCGAGGCGGTTCTGATACTCAAGGAACGGGCCGCCAGGGAACTGGGCGTCGCCGAGGGAAAGGTCTCAATCCACGAGCGGAAGAAGGTCTACGTTCCGAAGCTTGCCAAGCTCGACCTCAAGGTTGGTGAGAACACCGCGAAGGCCACCGTTAACCTGGAGAGCGGCAAGGTCGAGTTCGAGATAAGCCCCCTCCCGGACGACTACTTCGTCGGAAAGACCGAGGAGATAGTCCTCAAGCAGACAGGTGAGGAAGTGCTAGAAAAGGAGCTGAAGAGGGACAAGGGCAAGGTGAAGATATCCGGTAGAACCAAGAGCTTCTCCTTTGAAATGACCTTCAACGAGTACACCGGGAAGTCCCTCAGCCTCGAGGCCCTGCTGAGCGACGAGGCGCTGGACGAACTCCTGAGGAAGGCATACCCGAGCGGGAAAGTTATGAACCTCGAGAAGGGCAAGAAGGTTGCCGTTGCCGACATCCTGCTCGACGACGGCATAGCAGTCCTCGAGGTTGACCTAACCACCGGAAAGCACTCCGAAGTTAGGAAGCTTCCGTCCCCGCAGGAGGCCTTCAAAAACGCCAAGGAGGTCATAGAGGGCAACTTCCCGCTCAGGGACCTTGAGATGAGCTCTTACCGCGTTCTGGAGCACAAGTACCTCGAACTGACCCTTGAGAGCCCCGATGGCAAGGCAGTAGTTAAGGTGGACGGCGCCACGGGCGACGTTCTGGACTACCTCGTCGAGATAACCCCCGAGCGTGCCAAGGAGCTGGTGGCCGAGAGGTATCCAGACTTTGAGATAACTTCCGTTGAAGGAAAGGAGGCGGAGTACGTACTCAAGGCCGAGAACGAAAGGCACGTGGTTACAATAAGGCTCAGCAAGGATGGCAAGCTCGTTGAGGAAGTTGACCGCGTCCTCAGGAAGGAGCTGGCAGAGAAGATAGCCCTGAAGCGCGCGAGGGAGATCGACGAGGAGGCCGGTATCGACTCAATCTCCCTGAACGAAAACTGGGAGGTCGAGTTCGCTGGCAAGACGAAGATTGGAACACTAGTTCTCGACAGGGCCACAGGGGAGGTTCTCGAGGAGAACGTGCGCTTCACGGAGATGGCGATAGAGGCCATGTACCACGAGCACCTGAGGATGGCCTTTGGAGAGAATGAGCTTAAGACCGAGAGGCTGACCCACTACAAGGATAAGGGATACATAACCATCAAGGTCTCCGGCGCCGAGAGGTTCTACTACGCGCGGATAGACACCAGAACGGGGAAAATAATAAGCGAGGACGCGGCCCCCATGAAGGGAATAACGGCGAAGCTGAAGCAGATTCAGCTGGAGAGCAAATACAAGTGA
- a CDS encoding metallophosphoesterase has product MAIKRAIAIIVALLAVVAVLSAPVKAGTTVTPGDIILRPLPGVPAIGLPGDTIEVQPAEGVTIQGLQIISILHGPYDLQILGTENGVVKAKIPEDAAPDVYFLVVKSDKGEVTIPNGVWVMKEAPTVLKIAHGSDFHVTSGSKMGFVCGEYFQKSIPEILKYCDDPIPMHSYTATDSFMTYYAMVDSGEVNVMISTGDDVDTNGDKRGYQLFDLAILHGTAAGMPFISIKGNHDHPPTYYSKYVGPRYFYEVIGNFLIIGLDSRGEERHPEMEQLQWMEDVLKSHPNKTVIVLVHHPFWYKTDEGQYGTIKGYTAFDDNDWNALMKYISWDWAGKDGQYQDIARYFLQLVEKYNVRLILAGHIHHDKPILYIDKDGNEHWFYTLTTTGAPDKTSNPPSKADLSHNYNVPSWYGSQVIYVYPNGTVAFPEMDDVLHPGISSLPVPQKFVVLRQNGEDGSAVHFFNDLGKAVSGPLVVQIPEGAKVDPDATTITYKVIAEREIGGNYYMLLNVTVPEGESQLAVVKEKDTQKPTVEFGYISPRKPKPGTLIKVFFDANDNVGIKSAEIQVIVDGKVVATYPAFSTNPWDVKGNYFSQFTVNSSEFTLKVVVEDFYGNTAETTYEYASATTTTTSSPSEGSTCGPAALVAIALIPAFLRRRK; this is encoded by the coding sequence ATGGCCATCAAAAGAGCCATTGCAATAATCGTTGCCCTTCTCGCCGTCGTGGCGGTTTTATCGGCCCCAGTCAAGGCAGGAACCACAGTGACGCCGGGGGACATCATCCTGAGGCCCCTTCCAGGCGTTCCAGCAATCGGCCTTCCCGGAGACACGATAGAGGTGCAGCCGGCCGAAGGAGTTACAATCCAGGGATTGCAGATAATCTCGATTCTCCACGGCCCGTACGACCTTCAGATACTTGGAACCGAAAACGGAGTCGTTAAGGCAAAGATACCCGAGGACGCCGCCCCGGACGTTTACTTCCTTGTCGTGAAGAGCGACAAGGGAGAAGTGACTATTCCGAACGGCGTTTGGGTCATGAAGGAGGCCCCGACGGTTCTCAAGATCGCCCATGGAAGCGATTTCCACGTGACGAGCGGCTCGAAGATGGGCTTCGTCTGCGGGGAGTACTTCCAGAAGAGCATCCCCGAGATACTCAAGTACTGCGACGATCCGATACCGATGCACAGCTACACCGCCACGGACAGCTTCATGACGTACTACGCCATGGTGGACAGCGGCGAGGTAAACGTCATGATAAGCACCGGCGATGATGTTGACACCAACGGCGACAAGAGGGGCTACCAGCTCTTCGACCTGGCGATCCTCCACGGAACCGCCGCCGGAATGCCCTTCATAAGCATCAAGGGCAACCACGACCACCCGCCGACCTACTACTCGAAGTACGTCGGCCCCAGGTACTTCTACGAGGTCATCGGGAACTTCCTCATCATTGGCCTTGACAGCCGCGGCGAGGAGAGGCATCCCGAGATGGAGCAGCTCCAGTGGATGGAGGACGTACTCAAATCCCACCCGAACAAGACGGTCATAGTCCTCGTCCACCACCCGTTCTGGTACAAGACCGACGAGGGACAGTACGGCACCATAAAGGGCTACACCGCCTTCGACGACAACGACTGGAACGCCCTCATGAAGTACATCAGCTGGGACTGGGCGGGCAAAGACGGACAGTACCAGGACATAGCAAGGTACTTCCTCCAGCTCGTCGAGAAGTACAACGTCAGGCTCATACTCGCCGGCCACATACACCACGACAAGCCGATACTGTACATCGACAAGGACGGGAACGAGCACTGGTTCTACACCCTGACCACCACGGGAGCGCCGGACAAGACCAGCAACCCCCCGAGCAAGGCCGATCTGTCCCACAACTACAACGTTCCCTCCTGGTACGGCTCCCAAGTGATATACGTTTATCCCAACGGAACGGTGGCATTCCCTGAGATGGACGACGTCCTTCACCCGGGGATAAGCTCCCTGCCGGTTCCCCAGAAGTTCGTCGTTCTCAGGCAGAACGGTGAGGATGGAAGCGCGGTTCACTTCTTCAACGACCTGGGTAAAGCCGTCAGCGGTCCCCTCGTGGTTCAGATACCCGAGGGCGCCAAGGTTGACCCCGACGCGACCACCATAACCTACAAGGTCATCGCGGAGAGGGAGATAGGCGGCAATTACTACATGCTGCTGAACGTCACCGTGCCTGAGGGTGAGAGTCAGCTGGCGGTCGTCAAGGAGAAGGACACCCAGAAGCCGACCGTCGAGTTCGGCTACATCTCACCAAGGAAGCCGAAGCCGGGAACGCTTATCAAGGTCTTCTTCGACGCCAACGACAACGTCGGAATAAAGAGCGCGGAGATTCAGGTGATAGTGGACGGCAAAGTCGTTGCGACTTATCCTGCATTCTCTACCAACCCGTGGGACGTCAAGGGCAACTACTTCAGCCAGTTCACGGTGAACTCCTCGGAATTCACCCTGAAGGTGGTCGTTGAGGACTTCTACGGCAACACAGCCGAGACCACCTACGAGTACGCATCCGCGACAACCACTACCACCAGCAGCCCGTCGGAGGGCAGTACCTGCGGTCCGGCCGCCCTGGTGGCCATAGCACTTATCCCGGCCTTCCTCAGGAGAAGGAAGTGA
- a CDS encoding DUF447 domain-containing protein, whose product MLELFREGQVYEVLLVTRSNVTPVGVVRRGNRLFFRLFGGKSAEELKEHPYASIQITNDAELLVKLGLNLPVSLEFEGADGFRWIKGLPGFYGRVDAREEPYEDELGETRILVCSMAPEGEISGNLPNRPLSRADCMLIEMAVDLTRLIVAADAGRRELSLKLGDRIEENYGLYLRFGGSSEIAERIVAWARELLERVP is encoded by the coding sequence ATGCTCGAGCTCTTTAGAGAGGGGCAGGTCTACGAGGTTCTGCTGGTCACGAGGTCAAACGTCACCCCAGTGGGCGTTGTGAGGAGAGGAAACAGACTGTTCTTCAGGCTCTTCGGAGGGAAGAGTGCGGAGGAGCTCAAGGAACACCCGTACGCCTCGATACAGATAACCAACGACGCCGAACTCCTGGTGAAACTCGGCCTGAACCTCCCGGTGAGCCTTGAGTTCGAAGGGGCGGATGGATTCAGATGGATCAAAGGACTACCCGGATTCTACGGAAGGGTTGATGCCCGCGAAGAGCCCTACGAGGACGAACTTGGGGAGACTAGGATTCTGGTGTGCTCCATGGCCCCCGAGGGCGAGATAAGCGGGAACCTCCCGAACAGGCCCCTCAGCAGGGCGGACTGCATGCTGATAGAGATGGCCGTTGACCTGACGCGGCTCATCGTTGCCGCCGATGCGGGGAGAAGGGAACTGTCACTGAAGCTGGGCGACAGGATAGAGGAAAACTACGGCCTCTACCTCCGTTTCGGGGGAAGCTCGGAAATCGCGGAGAGAATCGTGGCGTGGGCAAGGGAGCTGTTGGAGAGGGTCCCATGA
- a CDS encoding ABC transporter ATP-binding protein, producing the protein MVDVKLENIVKTFGETVALKGIDLHIKAGELFTLLGPSGCGKSTTLRIIAGLDFPDSGTIHFGDEEVTYLPSSKRGAVLVFQNYALWPHMTVFDNVAYGLKLKKLSKEEVRKKVEWALELVKLKGFEDRYPTQLSGGQQQRVAIARALVVEPKVLLLDEPLSNLDAKLRLEMRSEIRRIQRELGITVIYVTHDQEEAMAISDRIAVMNVGTVEQVGTPKEIYESPRTEFVASFMGKTNVIPAKVVERNGDRVTVEFEGIRLDGLYYTDESDDVVIVIRPERIQLKPVENAVSFTGTVDLVEYYGFFIEVVGLFGDTRIIARTISDREVAGLRPLQEVTFYVERDDIIVLPKQQL; encoded by the coding sequence ATGGTTGACGTCAAGCTTGAAAACATCGTTAAAACTTTCGGAGAAACCGTTGCCCTTAAGGGGATAGACCTTCATATAAAAGCCGGAGAGCTCTTCACACTGCTCGGACCGAGCGGCTGTGGAAAGTCAACGACGCTGAGAATCATAGCCGGCCTGGACTTCCCGGACAGTGGAACCATACACTTCGGAGACGAGGAGGTCACTTACCTCCCCTCCAGCAAGCGCGGAGCGGTGCTCGTCTTCCAGAACTATGCCCTCTGGCCGCACATGACCGTATTCGACAACGTTGCCTACGGCCTAAAGCTCAAAAAGCTCTCCAAGGAAGAGGTAAGGAAGAAGGTTGAGTGGGCGCTTGAGCTGGTCAAGCTCAAGGGCTTCGAGGACCGCTATCCAACCCAGCTTTCCGGTGGTCAGCAGCAGCGTGTTGCAATAGCCAGAGCCCTCGTCGTCGAGCCGAAGGTTCTTCTCCTCGATGAACCGCTGAGCAACCTCGACGCAAAGCTCCGCCTTGAGATGCGTTCGGAGATAAGGAGAATCCAGCGCGAGCTCGGCATTACCGTCATCTACGTCACCCACGACCAGGAGGAGGCAATGGCGATAAGCGACAGGATTGCAGTTATGAACGTCGGAACCGTCGAGCAGGTCGGAACGCCGAAGGAGATATACGAGAGCCCGAGGACCGAGTTCGTGGCGAGCTTCATGGGCAAGACCAACGTCATCCCGGCCAAGGTCGTGGAGAGGAACGGCGACAGGGTTACCGTCGAGTTCGAGGGCATAAGGCTCGACGGCCTCTACTACACCGACGAAAGTGACGACGTCGTCATCGTCATCAGGCCCGAGAGGATACAGCTCAAGCCCGTCGAGAACGCGGTCTCATTCACCGGAACCGTTGACCTCGTCGAGTACTACGGCTTCTTCATCGAGGTCGTTGGCCTCTTCGGGGACACCAGGATAATCGCCAGAACCATCAGCGACAGGGAAGTTGCGGGACTCAGGCCCCTGCAGGAGGTAACCTTCTACGTCGAGAGGGACGACATAATCGTCCTTCCGAAGCAGCAGCTTTAA